A portion of the Colius striatus isolate bColStr4 chromosome 1, bColStr4.1.hap1, whole genome shotgun sequence genome contains these proteins:
- the GPA33 gene encoding cell surface A33 antigen yields the protein MRRMSMKRLWLFTFSAILATAHALTVETPDKEIQVARGSNATLRCNFKTEASVTSGDFVVWKKIDSKDDAVTRYFDGVVQYGEGYENRLQFGDGVSNGDASITISAVTMEDNGTYACSVRVKSDPPRQSAALSLFVLVAPSKPECKILGTAQYGHTINLTCVSHEGSPKPRYTWQSFNVQNEPRTLQTTEGQQITLKNISADTSGFYICTSTNSVGKEFCNMTVSVVPPSMNIALYAGIIGGVVAVIIVIGIIAYCCCCRAEKEKDYEMAEREDRREPSRQTPTRNQTAEDDFEDE from the exons TTCTGGCAACCGCTCATGCCCTCACTGTGGAAACACCTGACAAGGAAATACAGGTGGCACGAGGGAGCAACGCTACTCTCCGCTGTAATTTTAAGACGGAGGCTTCTGTTACCTCAGGAGACTTTGTCGTCTGGAAGAAAATAGATAGCAAG gATGATGCTGTCACTAGGTATTTTGATGGAGTTGTACAGTATGGCGAGGGCTATGAAAACCGTTTACAGTTTGGCGATGGCGTAAGCAATGGGGATGCCAGTATCACCATCAGTGCAGTGACCATGGAAGACAATGGAACATACGCATGCAGCGTCCGTGTGAAGAGTGACCCACCCAGGCAGTCTGCAGCCTTGTCTCTTTTTGTCCTTG ttGCACCATCCAAGCCAGAATGCAAGATTCTGGGGACAGCACAATATGGACACACAATCAATCTGACTTGTGTTTCTCATGAGGGCTCCCCAAAGCCCAGATATACCTGGCAAAGCTTCAACGTACAAAATGAGCCCCGTACTCTACAAACAACAGAAG GGCAACAAATAACTCTgaagaacatctctgcagataccTCTGGCTTTTACATCTGCACTTCAACAAACAGCGTGGGAAAGGAATTTTGCAACATGACAGTCAGCGTCGTGCCAC CATCCATGAACATAGCTCTTTATGCTGGCATCATTGGTGGAGTTGTTGCTGTAATTATAGTTATTGGTATTATAgcctactgctgctgctgtcggGCGGAGAAGGAAAAGGACTATGAGATGGC GGAGAGAGAAGACAGACGTGAACCCTCCAGACAGACACCTACAAGGAATCAGACAGCAGAGGACGATTTTGAAGATGAATGA